In Candidatus Stygibacter australis, a single genomic region encodes these proteins:
- the rpsR gene encoding 30S ribosomal protein S18 has translation MKKKVCFFCKNADVAIDYKDVSLMRRFVAESGKITPRRFSGTCAKHQRRLSTEIKKARQMALIPYTDK, from the coding sequence ATGAAAAAGAAGGTCTGCTTCTTCTGTAAAAATGCTGATGTTGCTATTGATTATAAAGATGTTAGTTTGATGAGGCGTTTTGTTGCCGAAAGTGGTAAAATCACTCCCAGAAGATTCTCTGGAACCTGTGCAAAACATCAAAGAAGACTATCTACTGAAATTAAGAAAGCCCGGCAGATGGCACTGATCCCTTACACAGATAAATAA
- a CDS encoding single-stranded DNA-binding protein yields the protein MAKDLRFPRVNSITISGRLTREVDLRYTPSGTPIAKLSIAFDRNVQKNGAWEKETSYIDVIAWEKKATQCAENLMKGSAVIVEGRLQTRTYTNNEGKNVKIAEIVASRIHFLEWTDGNRQYKDESQFENVESVTNTTSDKDDKFNNSETSTQDDVPF from the coding sequence ATGGCAAAGGATTTAAGATTCCCGAGAGTAAATAGTATAACAATTAGTGGAAGATTGACCAGAGAAGTTGATCTCCGATATACCCCTTCAGGTACTCCGATAGCCAAGCTTTCGATAGCTTTTGATCGGAATGTGCAAAAAAACGGTGCCTGGGAAAAAGAAACCAGCTATATTGATGTGATTGCCTGGGAAAAGAAGGCAACTCAATGTGCTGAAAATCTTATGAAGGGCAGTGCAGTCATTGTGGAAGGACGTTTGCAAACAAGAACTTATACCAATAATGAAGGCAAAAATGTAAAAATCGCTGAAATTGTAGCTAGTCGTATCCATTTTCTGGAATGGACTGATGGTAATCGTCAATATAAAGATGAAAGTCAGTTTGAAAATGTGGAATCAGTTACTAATACTACCAGTGATAAAGATGACAAATTTAATAATTCAGAAACATCAACTCAAGATGATGTTCCCTTTTAA
- the rpsF gene encoding 30S ribosomal protein S6: MNSYESMIVISANLAETDVDQENLKIINFIKENGGELIETDKWPKRSLAYEISKQKEGYYFINYFNFAAEKILELDRLYRLNENIIRHNIIKK; this comes from the coding sequence CATGATCGTAATCTCTGCCAATCTTGCTGAGACCGATGTTGATCAGGAAAACCTGAAAATCATCAACTTCATAAAAGAAAATGGCGGTGAATTGATCGAGACAGATAAGTGGCCTAAAAGAAGCCTAGCTTATGAAATCTCAAAGCAGAAAGAAGGATACTATTTTATTAATTACTTTAATTTTGCTGCTGAAAAGATTTTAGAACTTGATCGCCTGTACCGTCTCAACGAAAATATTATTCGACATAATATTATCAAGAAATAA